One region of Juglans microcarpa x Juglans regia isolate MS1-56 chromosome 7S, Jm3101_v1.0, whole genome shotgun sequence genomic DNA includes:
- the LOC121240273 gene encoding uncharacterized protein LOC121240273 — translation MVAKKVCNRAWSFEGVLGLKKMQEFLLSNTQVDLETLDLEIFKLDQEARKFLNSLGICALLFHSSSSPPFWVPIYYVGRCPVDLNEKAIDSCLGAEILRLKVPGRRRTRLHWMVGRDKIFRRCVPSFVHCVQARSMDLNN, via the exons atgGTGGCTAAAAAGGTCTGTAATCGAGCTTGGAGTTTTGAGGGTGTTTTGGGCTTGAAGAAAATGCAGGAGTTCCTACTATCGAACACCCAGGTCGACTTGGAGACCCTGGACTTAGAGATATTCAAGCTTGATCAGGAGGCTCGCAAGTTTCTCAACTCCTTGG GAATTTGTGCACTCTTGTTtcattcatcttcttcccctcCTTTTTGGGTGCCCATTTACTATGTTGGCCGATGTCCAGTTGATTTGAATGAAAAGGCTATCGACAGTTGTTTGGGTGCAGAAATACTTAGGCTTAAGGTTCCAGGCAGGAGAAGGACTCGACTTCATTGGATGGTGGGGAGAGATAAGATATTTAGGAGATGTGTTCCCTCCTTTGTTCACTGTGTGCAAGCGCGGAGCATGGACTTAAATAACTAG
- the LOC121240329 gene encoding uncharacterized protein At1g08160, with the protein MATPAPQQAAGRPAHSKVLRSIAVVLLALIVLVGVAVLITWLVIRPKQLVYTVEDSSVHNFNLGTHDQLNATFNFAIRSYNPNSRVSLYYDSIQVSVEYDDQTIALNIVDPYFQPHRNVTRLEVNLTAQNVSLSGSTARDLKIEKSSGEVELDVLLKAKIRYKVGRWKSAHHTLRIWCSPVLVHFSRSKSFERTYCDVEL; encoded by the coding sequence ATGGCCACTCCGGCACCGCAACAAGCAGCCGGACGGCCAGCACACTCAAAGGTGCTTCGCAGCATTGCTGTAGTCTTGCTTGCCCTGATTGTACTGGTAGGTGTAGCAGTGCTCATCACTTGGCTGGTAATTAGGCCTAAACAACTTGTTTACACAGTTGAAGATAGTTCAGTCCATAATTTCAACTTAGGTACTCATGACCAACTCAATGCCACCTTCAATTTTGCCATAAGATCCTATAATCCCAACAGTAGAGTCTCCTTATACTATGACTCAATCCAAGTGTCAGTAGAGTATGATGATCAAACCATAGCTTTAAACATCGTTGATCCTTACTTTCAACCTCATCGAAACGTGACTCGCTTGGAGGTCAATCTCACAGCTCAAAATGTATCACTGTCGGGGTCGACAGCTCGGGACCTCAAGATCGAGAAATCATCAGGGGAAGTTGAATTAGATGTTCTGCTGAAGGCAAAGATACGTTATAAGGTGGGAAGGTGGAAGTCTGCACATCATACTTTGAGGATCTGGTGTTCCCCTGTGTTGGTACACTTCTCTAGGTCCAAGAGTTTTGAAAGGACATACTGTGATGTTGAACTTTGA
- the LOC121240216 gene encoding cyclin-dependent kinases regulatory subunit 1: MGQIQYSEKYFDDTYEYRHVVLPPEVAKLLPKSRLLSENEWRAIGVQQSRGWVHYAIHRPEPHIMLFRRPLNYQQQQENQAQQNLLAK, from the exons ATGGGTCAGATCCAGTACTCAGAGAAGTACTTCGATGACACTTACGAGTACCG GCATGTTGTGCTTCCTCCAGAAGTTGCGAAATTGCTGCCCAAGAGTCGCCTCCTATCTGAG AATGAATGGCGTGCGATTGGGGTTCAGCAGAGCCGTGGGTGGGTCCACTATGCAATTCATCGCCCGGAACCACATATCATGCTCTTCAGGAGGCCTCTCAACTATCAGCAGCAGCAGGAGAATCAGGCTCAGCAGAACTTGCTTGCTAAGTGA
- the LOC121241322 gene encoding uncharacterized protein LOC121241322: MSRARNAIVAASLVAFAAAGLAFPFYMASSRKPVIDPSRPLPPQATFRGPYINTGSRDVGPDHQAYQKK; encoded by the exons ATGTCGAGAGCTCGCAATGCCATTGTTGCCGCTAGCTTAGTAGCTTTTGCAGCTGCAGGCTTGGCATTTCCCTTTTACATGGC GTCATCTAGAAAGCCTGTTATTGATCCATCAAGGCCTTTGCCACCCCAGGCAACATTTCGAGGGCCTTATATAAACACTGGTTCACGCGATGTTGGACCCGATCACCAGGCTTACCAGAAGAAATGA
- the LOC121241321 gene encoding LOW QUALITY PROTEIN: pheophorbide a oxygenase, chloroplastic-like (The sequence of the model RefSeq protein was modified relative to this genomic sequence to represent the inferred CDS: inserted 1 base in 1 codon), translating into MAVLLSASAPSATLTISSPPSPPKSTLPFISTNIPSLSSRKSLTTSRDRASRPLSLPRVAAPPTTPASGENRQEQEHAIEGYGVEDEHGEESSSNAKFAWRDHWYPVSLIEDLDPLLPTPFQLLGRDLVLWFDRSAREWVAFDDKCXHRLAPLSEGRIDEGGNLQCSYHGWSFDGCGSCARIPQASSEGPEARAVKSSRACVTKFPTMQSQGLLFVWPDENGWERAQTTKPPRLPDDFDKPEFLSVTIQRDLFYGYDTLMENVSDPSHIDFAHHKVTGRRDRAKPLPFKLESSGHWGFAGANDGNPRITAEFVAPCYYMNKIEIDAKLPIVGNKKWIIWICSFNVPMAPGKTRSIVCSARNFFQFTVPGPSWWQVVPRWHEHWTSNKVYDGDMIVLQGQEKIFLSKTKEGSADVNKQYTTITFTPTQADRLVLAFRNWLRRHGNSQPEWFGMNNQQPLPSTVLSKRQMLDRFEQHTLKCSSCKGAYTTFQALQKFLIGAAVICCATAGIPSDMQLRIFLAGLALLSSGSAFALHELQKNFVFVDYVHSEID; encoded by the exons ATGGCAGTGCTACTCTCGGCCTCTGCTCCTTCTGCAACTCTCACAATATCGTCACCACCATCGCCACCCAAGTCCACCCTTCCCTTTATCTCCACCAATATCCCAAGCCTCTCTTCAAGAAAATCACTCACTACGAGTAGAGACAGAGCAAGTAGACCTCTTTCTCTTCCACGTGTAGCTGCTCCTCCAACCACACCAGCATCTGGGGAGAATCGACAAGAACAAGAGCATGCGATAGAAGGGTATGGAGTTGAGGATGAGCACGGTGAGGAAAGCTCGTCCAATGCAAAGTTCGCTTGGAGGGATCACTGGTACCCAGTTTCTTTGATCGAAGATTTGGATCCTCTGCTCCCTACCCCGTTTCAGCTTCTGGGTCGAGATCTCGTGCTCTGGTTCGACAGGTCTGCTCGTGAATGGGTCGCTTTCGACGACAAAT CCCACCGCCTCGCGCCCTTATCT GAAGGGCGAATTGATGAAGGCGGCAACTTGCAGTGTTCATACCATGGCTGGTCATTTGATGGCTGCGGATCTTGTGCAAGGATCCCTCAGGCTTCATCTGAAGGTCCTGAAGCTCGTGCTGTTAAGTCTTCAAGAGCATGCGTTACGAAGTTCCCTACGATGCAGTCACAAGGCCTACTCTTCGTTTGGCCGGATGAGAATGGATGGGAAAGAGCACAAACTACCAAGCCTCCCAG GCTGCCTGATGACTTCGATAAACCTGAGTTTTTGTCGGTGACAATTCAGCGTGATCTGTTCTATGGCTATGATACCCTCATGGAGAATGTATCTGATCCTTCCCACATTGATTTTGCTCATCACAAG GTTACGGGAAGAAGAGATAGAGCCAAACCTCTGCCTTTTAAGTTAGAGTCTAGTGGTCACTGGGGCTTTGCAGGAGCCAATGATGGTAACCCACGGATCACTGCCGAGTTTGTTGCACCTTGTTATTATATGAATAA AATAGAAATAGACGCAAAGCTTCCGATAGTTGGCAACAAAAAATGGATAATATGGATTTGTTCCTTCAATGTGCCAATGGCACCTGGGAAGACTCGATCTATTGTTTGCAGTGCCAGAAACTTCTTCCAGTTCACAGTACCAGGGCCTTCCTGGTGGCAG GTGGTTCCTAGATGGCATGAGCATTGGACTTCAAATAAGGTGTATGATGGGGACATGATTGTCCTCCAAGGTCAAGAGAAGATATTCCTTTCAAAGACAAAGGAGGGTTCCGCTGATGTTAATAAGCAGTATACGACAATAACATTTACACCCACCCAAGCTGATCGCCTTGTCTTGGCATTTCGAAATTGGTTGAGACGACATGGGAACAGCCAACCTGAGTGGTTTGGCATGAACAACCAACAACCTTTGCCATCAACAGTTTTATCAAAACGTCAG ATGTTGGACAGATTTGAGCAGCACACTCTTAAATGTTCATCATGTAAAGGAGCTTATACAACATTCCAGGCATTGCAAAAGTTTCTAATTGGTGCAGCAGTTATTTGCTGTGCAACGGCTGGGATTCCATCAGATATGCAATTACGGATTTTCTTGGCCGGGCTTGCACTTCTTAGCTCTGGCTCGGCTTTTGCTTTGCATGAACTACAGAAGAACTTTGTATTTGTTGATTATGTACATTCTGAAATTGATTAG